The following are from one region of the Leptospira selangorensis genome:
- a CDS encoding NUDIX hydrolase, producing the protein MRLELDKLKKELPFLPEGEPNLPEDVAHSSVVMPVFQKNGQDGFLLQKRNPNLASHPGQISFPGGVKDPEDKDLLVTALREWEEEMGAPDKELSVIGNYRGQLTHTGFHITPFLAKYSGDFKFEFNPEEVERIIILELDRLWEAPFYSIKGRRKPDSPLLEVFYFDIEEGLLWGATARIIVDFLREYAGFDRPPILRTPNLSSAPFLDVKKTE; encoded by the coding sequence ATTAGATTAGAATTAGATAAACTAAAAAAGGAACTTCCGTTTCTACCTGAAGGGGAACCGAACTTACCGGAAGATGTAGCACATTCTTCCGTAGTTATGCCTGTGTTCCAAAAGAACGGACAAGACGGCTTTCTTCTTCAAAAAAGAAATCCAAACCTCGCTTCTCATCCGGGACAGATCTCTTTTCCAGGTGGAGTAAAGGATCCGGAAGATAAGGACCTTTTAGTTACGGCCCTTAGAGAATGGGAAGAAGAGATGGGAGCTCCGGACAAAGAATTATCCGTAATCGGAAATTACAGAGGTCAACTCACTCATACCGGATTTCACATCACTCCCTTCTTAGCTAAATATTCCGGAGATTTCAAATTCGAATTCAATCCGGAAGAAGTGGAAAGAATTATCATATTGGAGCTAGATAGACTTTGGGAAGCCCCTTTCTACAGTATTAAAGGAAGAAGAAAGCCTGACTCACCTTTATTAGAAGTATTTTACTTTGATATAGAGGAAGGACTTTTATGGGGAGCCACTGCAAGGATCATTGTAGACTTCTTAAGAGAATACGCAGGATTCGATCGTCCTCCCATTTTAAGAACTCCTAACCTAAGTTCAGCGCCGTTCTTGGACGTGAAAAAGACCGAATAG
- a CDS encoding RNA polymerase sigma factor — MKPEEPILCDPEDWANIQKVLAGDFESFEQLVLKYEAMVYSQAKKAFRNEAEAEDFTQDVFLKAFEGLSTFRGKSKFSTWVFSIARNEIIRRYRKEHPEIDAPIDTLSSEKLGDNFSSQESEVLEKETTEKIRSLVDKLPELYRKPISLHYFENMSYKDISENLNLKMNTLKSYIFRGKEILRDWLKKDDEHGKR; from the coding sequence ATGAAACCGGAAGAACCAATCCTATGCGATCCGGAGGATTGGGCCAATATTCAAAAAGTTCTAGCCGGGGATTTTGAATCTTTCGAACAACTTGTATTAAAGTACGAGGCGATGGTTTATTCTCAGGCAAAAAAAGCATTCCGTAACGAAGCGGAAGCTGAGGACTTTACTCAGGATGTTTTTTTAAAAGCATTCGAAGGATTGTCCACATTCAGAGGGAAATCTAAATTCTCCACTTGGGTCTTCTCCATTGCAAGAAATGAGATCATCCGCAGATACCGTAAAGAACACCCTGAGATAGACGCTCCTATCGATACTTTGTCCAGCGAGAAGCTGGGAGACAATTTCTCCTCTCAAGAATCCGAAGTATTAGAAAAAGAAACGACGGAAAAGATCAGATCCTTAGTGGACAAGTTACCCGAACTATATAGGAAACCTATATCGTTACACTACTTCGAGAATATGTCCTATAAAGATATCTCCGAAAATTTAAACTTGAAAATGAATACCTTAAAGAGTTATATTTTTCGAGGGAAAGAAATCCTACGCGATTGGCTGAAGAAAGACGATGAGCACGGAAAAAGATAA
- a CDS encoding response regulator produces MKNASGTPGQKILVVDDEEDIAELIKFHLEENGYQVDTCQNGLEVLPRIEKNLPDLVVLDLMLPGIGGMDLCKRIKEKYSLPIIMVTAKSGETDAVLGLELGADDYVRKPFSTRELIARVRSVLRRSGEGEDEQDQEGNITVGKIFLNPKAHKVFINNEEIDLTLIEYKILYLFMTNTGVAFTRDKLLDKVWGKDIYVTDRAVDVNIKRLRDKLGEEKERLETIRGIGYRFNEA; encoded by the coding sequence ATGAAAAATGCTTCCGGCACCCCTGGCCAAAAAATCCTCGTAGTTGATGACGAAGAGGATATCGCAGAACTGATCAAATTTCATTTAGAAGAGAACGGCTACCAAGTGGACACCTGCCAAAACGGTTTAGAGGTGCTTCCTAGGATCGAAAAAAATCTGCCCGACTTAGTGGTATTGGACCTAATGCTACCAGGTATTGGCGGGATGGATCTTTGCAAAAGGATCAAGGAAAAATATTCTCTTCCAATCATTATGGTTACCGCCAAATCCGGAGAGACCGACGCGGTCTTAGGACTGGAACTTGGCGCGGACGATTATGTTAGAAAACCATTCTCTACTAGAGAACTCATCGCGAGAGTTCGTTCCGTATTAAGAAGATCGGGAGAAGGAGAAGATGAGCAAGACCAAGAAGGAAACATCACGGTCGGCAAAATTTTCCTGAATCCTAAAGCGCATAAAGTATTCATCAATAACGAAGAAATCGATCTTACATTGATCGAGTATAAAATTCTTTATCTGTTTATGACTAATACAGGCGTTGCATTTACCAGAGACAAACTTTTAGATAAGGTTTGGGGTAAGGATATTTACGTGACGGATCGCGCTGTAGATGTTAATATTAAAAGACTCCGAGATAAACTAGGAGAAGAGAAGGAGAGGTTGGAAACCATCCGCGGGATTGGTTACAGATTCAATGAGGCGTAG
- a CDS encoding LIMLP_16695 family PerRB-regulated protein, with product MSKIKDLFNSDIRTSYLKESWKEEDWYESLAGRPGIEQKIPYFKKGETSSLKVAVLSR from the coding sequence ATGAGCAAAATTAAGGATCTATTTAATTCAGACATCCGCACTAGTTATCTAAAAGAAAGCTGGAAAGAAGAAGACTGGTATGAGTCTCTCGCCGGCAGACCTGGCATTGAACAAAAAATCCCATACTTTAAGAAAGGTGAAACTTCTTCACTAAAGGTGGCGGTTCTTAGCAGATGA